In one Acanthochromis polyacanthus isolate Apoly-LR-REF ecotype Palm Island chromosome 20, KAUST_Apoly_ChrSc, whole genome shotgun sequence genomic region, the following are encoded:
- the LOC110951007 gene encoding uncharacterized protein LOC110951007 isoform X2, with product MPTDRMDWDENSSHSSQCPATSARVKLEEPSSEKVELMLGLKTSRPKMPIELCSSVCSDDAVMAHHHSDDERDEDGGNRSPGSVCAHVGASQKDVRCGEDEGSAAAHTQMPNTKPKAGALVACRQLIDGSEAASLESQSQD from the exons ATGCCTACCGACCGTATGGATTGGGATGAAAACTCGTCACATTCTTCTCAGTGCCCAGCCACATCAGCAAGG GTGAAGCTCGAGGAGCCCAGCAGCGAGAAGGTCGAGCTGATGTTGGGGTTGAAAACATCCAGGCCCAAAATGCCCATCGAGCTCTGTTCCTCCGTTTGCAGCGACGATGCAGTCAT GGCTCATCATCACAGCGATGATGAACGCGACGAGGACGGCGGTAATCGCAGCCCCGGCTCTGTTTGCGCACATGTGGGGGCATCACAAAAGGACGTCCGGTGTGGAGAGGACGAAG GCTCCGCTGCAGCACACACTCAGATGCCAAACACAAAGCCCAAGGCCGGGGCGCTG GTAGCATGCAGGCAGCTGATTGATGGCAGCGAGGCGGCCTCTCTGGAGAGCCAAT CACAGGACTGA
- the LOC110951007 gene encoding zinc finger protein 239-like isoform X1, with the protein MRGETEPVKLEEEKMKQQQTATDVQQLLMVKEEFPAEQQNWCPGLDQDDPPDVRQIKEEQEKLWTCQVEELPAGPVPVKSEDDEGQQLCRATQPPDSSLTQHMKTEFDEDDLQGSESHLQDTIKTSHSSESETEDSDGYWEELRDPQLDLNALNNSVIPLNNLGDGSATKSYSCSDCEKRFTHKGTMQRHKRCHTGEKPFSCTTCGTKMARYDQLIGHMRCHSGEKPFSCSVCKKKFRLSGDVASHMRVHTGETPYRCSLCGRRFRQSSSLRSHLKSHNEERPLGCSVCSRRFHRRTTLVSHMRTHTGEKPYRCTVCGTGFSQAGALKRHERIHSGEKPYCCTVCGKGFSQAGALKRHERIHTREKPYSCGKCGERFRQQTHVTNHKCVAQNRSSS; encoded by the exons ATGAGGGGAGAGACCGAACCAGTGAAGCTGGaggaagagaaaatgaagcagcagcaaacagcaaCAG ATGTCCAGCAACTTTTAATGGTTAAAGAAGAGTTTCCTGCTGAGCAGCAGAACTGGTGCCCCGGTCTGGACCAGGATGACCCACCAGATGTCCGGCAGATtaaggaggaacaggagaaaCTCTGGACCTGTCAGGTGGAAGAGCTACCAGCCGGTCCTGTTCCTGTGAAGAGTGAAGATGATGAAGGTCAGCAACTTTGTAGAGCCACTCAGCCTCCAGACAGCAGTTTGACTcaacacatgaaaacagaatTTGATGAAGATGACCTCCAAGGATCAGAATCACATTTACAAGACACGATCAAGACTTCTCACTCTTCTGAATCGGAGACTGAAGACAGTGATGGTTATTGGGAGGAGCTCAGGGATCCTCAATTGGATTTAAATGCCCTAAATAATAGTGTAATCCCATTGAACAACTTGGGAGATGGAAGCGCTACAAAATCATACAGTTGTTCTGACTGTGAGAAGCGATTTACCCACAAGGGGACTATGCAGAGGCACAAGAGATGTCACACCGGAGAGAAACCGTTCAGCTGCACAACCTGTGGTACAAAGATGGCTCGGTACGATCAGTTAATTGGTCATATGAGATGCCATTCAGGAGAAAAACCCTTCAGCTGTtcagtttgtaaaaaaaaattcagattgAGCGGAGATGTCGCGTCACACATGAgagtccacactggggagacaCCTTACAGGTGCTCACTGTGTGGGAGACGATTCAGGCAGAGTTCGTCGCTGCGCTCCCACTTAAAATCTCACAACGAAGAGAGACCGCTCGGCTGCTCGGTTTGTAGCAGAAGGTTTCATCGGAGAACAACGTTAGTGAGTCACATGCGGACGCACACTGGAGAGAAACCTTACCGCTGCACAGTGTGCGGTACAGGATTCAGTCAGGCTGGAGCCCTGAAGCGACATGAAAGAATCCACTCTGGAGAGAAACCTTACTGCTGCACAGTCTGCGGTAAAGGATTCAGTCAAGCGGGAGCCCTGAAACGACATGAAAGAATCCACACTAGAGAGAAGCCCTACAGTTGTGGCAAATGTGGGGAAAGATTTAGACAACAGACACATGTCACAAATCACAAATGTGTTGCTCAGAATCGCAGCAGCTCGTGA